One segment of Acropora muricata isolate sample 2 chromosome 8, ASM3666990v1, whole genome shotgun sequence DNA contains the following:
- the LOC136925473 gene encoding retinol dehydrogenase 8-like: MAPKVVVISGCSSGIGLSTALHLAKDAEKRFKVYATMRNLSKKGQLEDEGEKYLGNTLIVKQMDVSNDESVKEAVKEILETEEKIDVLFNNAGLGLGAVLESVPIDMAKALFEVNFFGALRLIQAVLPSMKARQSGHIINNSSHFGIVATPFSELYSASKFALEGLSEGLAPVLAHFNIRCSILEPGPVDTQVLQNMEVWTEKYEKTTVDQKSLKLHDEFMGKLLPEFARTSQSGNEVAEIVKSIILSPEPSLRYPTNKKFFVDLIEAKLAEIPGDGLVKLIGKNYLAKE, translated from the exons ATGGCTCCAAAAGTAGTAGTGATCTCTGGTTGTTCTAGTGGCATCGGTCTTTCGACCGCCTTGCATCTCGCTAAAGATGCCGAGAAACGTTTCAAGGTTTATGCCACCATGAGAAATCTGTCGAAGAAAGGACAACTGGAAGACGAGGGAGAGAAATATCTGGGCAACACTTTGATTGTCAAACAGATGGATGTTAGCAATGATGAATCAGTGAAGGAAGCTGTGAAAGAAATCCTCGAGACCGAAGAGAAAATTGATGTATTGT TTAACAATGCGGGGCTAGGACTGGGCGCTGTTCTGGAATCAGTACCCATCGACATGGCCAAAGCGTTGTTCGAAGTCAATTTCTTTGGAGCTCTGCGATTGATCCAAGCCGTGCTTCCAAGCATGAAAGCGAGGCAAAGTGGTCACATCATTAACAACAGCAGCCACTTTGGAATTGTGGCTACGCCCTTCAGCGAGCTGTACAGTGCGTCGAAGTTCGCTTTGGAGGGCCTCTCTGAGGGACTGGCACCAGTATTGGCTCATTTTAATATCAG GTGCTCCATACTAGAGCCAGGGCCCGTGGACACTCAAGTGTTGCAAAATATGGAAGTCTGGACCGAGAAATACGAGAAGACAACAGTTGACCAAAAGAGTTTAAAATTACATGACGAATTCATGGGCAAACTGTTGCCAGAGTTTGCTCGGACCAGTCAAAGCGGAAATGAAGTCGCCGAAATAGTGAAAAGCATTATTCTTAGCCCTGAGCCCAGCTTGCGTTACCcaaccaataaaaagtttttcgTAGATCTAATAGAGGCTAAACTTGCGGAAATTCCTGGCGACGGATTAGTGAAATTGATCGGCAAGAACTACCTCGCCAAAGAGTAA
- the LOC136925597 gene encoding retinol dehydrogenase 8-like has product MAPKVVVISGCSSGIGLSTALHLAKDAEKRFKVYATMRNLSKKGQLEDEGEKYLGNTLIVKQMDVSSDESVKEAVKEILETEGKIDVLFNNAGLGLDAVLESVPIDMAKALFEVNFFGALRLIQAVLPGMKARQSGHIINNSSHFGIVGTPFCELYSASKFALEGLSEGLAPVLAHFNIRCSILEPGPVDTQVKQNTEVWTEKYEKTTVDLKSLKLHEEFMGKLMQEFARTIQSGNEIAEIVKSIILSPEPSLRYPTNKKFFVDLIEAKLADIPGDGLVKLIGKNYLAKE; this is encoded by the exons ATGGCTCCAAAAGTAGTGGTGATCTCTGGTTGTTCTAGTGGCATCGGTCTTTCGACCGCCTTGCATCTCGCTAAAGATGCCGAGAAACGCTTCAAGGTTTATGCCACCATGAGGAATCTGTCGAAGAAAGGACAACTGGAAGACGAGGGAGAGAAATATCTGGGCAACACTTTGATTGTCAAACAGATGGATGTTAGCAGTGATGAATCAGTGAAGGAAGCTGTGAAAGAAATCCTCGAGACGGAAGGGAAAATTGATGTATTGT TTAATAATGCTGGGCTAGGACTGGATGCCGTTCTGGAATCAGTACCCATCGACATGGCCAAAGCGTTGTTCGAAGTCAATTTCTTTGGAGCTCTGCGATTGATCCAAGCCGTGCTTCCAGGCATGAAAGCGAGGCAAAGTGGTCACATCATTAACAACAGCAGCCACTTTGGAATTGTGGGTACGCCCTTCTGCGAGCTGTACAGTGCGTCGAAGTTCGCTTTGGAGGGCCTCTCTGAGGGACTGGCACCAGTATTGGCTCATTTTAATATCAG GTGCTCCATACTAGAGCCAGGGCCCGTGGACACTCAAGTAAAGCAAAATACCGAAGTCTGGACCGAGAAATACGAGAAGACGACAGTTGACCTAAAGAGTTTAAAATTACATGAGGAATTCATGGGCAAACTGATGCAAGAGTTTGCTCGGACCATTCAAAGCGGAAATGAAATCGCCGAAATAGTGAAAAGCATTATTCTTAGCCCTGAGCCCAGCTTGCGTTACCcaaccaataaaaagtttttcgTAGATCTAATAGAGGCTAAACTTGCGGATATTCCTGGCGACGGATTGGTTAAATTGATCGGCAAGAACTACCTCGCTAAAGAGTAA
- the LOC136925596 gene encoding retinol dehydrogenase 8-like yields the protein MAAKVVLISGCSSGIGLSTALLLAKDAEKRFKVYATMRNLSKKGQLEDEGAKYLGNTLIVKQMDVSSDESVKEAVKEILETEGKIDVLFNNAGLGMGGVLESLPVDMAKELFEVNFFGALRLIQAVLPSMKAKQSGHIINNSSHFGIVGTPFNELYSASKFALEGLSEGLAPVLAHFDIRCSILEPGPVDTQVMQNVEVWTKKYEKAAVDQKSLKLQEEFMGKLMQGISPTIQSGNEIAEIVKSIILSPEPSLRYPTNKKFFVDLIEAKLAEIPGDGLVKLIGKNYLPKE from the exons ATGGCTGCAAAAGTGGTGTTGATCTCTGGTTGTTCTAGCGGTATCGGTTTATCCACCGCTTTGCTTCTTGCTAAAGATGCAGAGAAACGCTTCAAAGTTTATGCCACCATGAGAAATCTGTCGAAGAAAGGACAACTGGAAGACGAGGGAGCGAAATATCTGGGCAACACTTTGATTGTCAAACAGATGGATGTTAGCAGTGATGAGTCAGTGAAGGAAGCTGTGAAAGAAATCCTCGAGACCGAAGGGAAAATTGATGTATTGT TTAACAATGCTGGGCTAGGGATGGGTGGCGTTCTGGAATCTTTACCCGTCGACATGGCCAAAGAGTTGTTCGAAGTCAATTTCTTTGGAGCTCTGCGATTGATCCAAGCCGTGCTCCCAAGCATGAAAGCGAAGCAAAGTGGTCACATCATTAACAACAGCAGCCACTTTGGAATTGTGGGTACTCCCTTCAACGAGCTGTACAGTGCGTCGAAGTTCGCTTTGGAGGGTCTCTCTGAGGGACTGGCACCAGTATTGGCTCATTTTGATATCAG GTGTTCAATACTAGAGCCAGGACCCGTGGACACTCAAGTGATGCAAAATGTGGAAGTCTGGACCAAGAAATACGAGAAAGCAGCAGTTGACCAAAAGAGTTTGAAATTACAAGAAGAATTCATGGGCAAACTGATGCAAGGGATTTCTCCCACCATTCAAAGCGGAAATGAAATCGCCGAGATAGTGAAAAGCATTATTCTTAGCCCTGAGCCCAGCTTGCGTTACCcaaccaataaaaagtttttcgTAGATCTAATAGAGGCTAAACTTGCGGAAATTCCTGGCGACGGATTAGTGAAATTGATCGGCAAGAACTACCTCCCCAAAGAGTAA